The nucleotide window GCTCGGCCAACGCATGAACATCGAGGCCAGATGGAATCCCCATAGTATCAGCTACCCGTCACATGATGGATTGAAACGGATACTAATAAGTAATTCAGTCAAAGGCTCGTTCGTTGTAGAGGGCATCGAGATTCTTGACGAGGGCCGGCTAGCGGTAAGGCTCAAATCGGCGAGCCCCCTCCAGCCGCTCACTTCGGAGCGATAATCAACAAAAAAGACAGCCCCAACCTCCGACATACTCGAGCGACATGCCACGATTGATTTACTTGCGTGCCTTCACTAACAGAAAAACCGTTTTCATTGAGTGATGACCGGCTCGTGAGTGCAACTCAGGTCATCGCAAATACGGATGGTACAACAGAACCGTTGAGGCAACGGTCGGCGCCGCAAAGAATGTGATTCCCGCCTGAGGAAGCTACCATGCACAAGGCCGTTTTGATCTAGCTGAAATGTAGCAGTCAAACCCTCTCAGACTCTGATTCAGCGGCCTGCTGGAATACTAAGTTATTCCGGTAACGGAGGAAGACCTAACCCTCTACGAATGGCATGATACAACTCCGCGACTGCTGCTTCCTTAGGTATCAATTGTGTCGCACCAGCTCGCCGCATTGCTTCCTGATTATCAGTCGCGGCATTCACCGATATACCAATCACACAGATGTCTGGATGACGAGCTTTAATGCACGAGGTGGCTTCGATGCCACTAAGCCCTGGCATGTTGATATCCATAATCACAACATGTGGATGAAGCGTATCCACGAGCGCTACCGCTTCTTGTCCATCCTTCGCTTCGCCTACGAGGTGGATATCCGCGTAGTGCTCTAACATCGTCCGCAGCCCCTGTCGTACCATGGCATGGTCATCAACCAGGAGCAGTCTGATGACCGCTGAGTGAATATGCGTTGGCAGGCTGGATATGGCAGGTTCAGATATAGAATCGATAACATCCTCCAGGAAATGGACTCGATCCCCCACTCGATGGCTGGCTGGCAAGTAGAGCATAGCTGTCGTTCCGCTTCCCGGAGCTGATTCAATGGTGAATGATCCGCCGAGAGCATTCATTCGTTCCCTGATGCTGAATAACCCAAACTTCGATGATTGATTGTTAGGACTCGTTGGCCTTGATCCGTCATATCCCCGCCCGTCATCGCGTACATCGATCACAATTCCTTTTCTATCATGTTTCAATGTCACCCAGGCCTGATCGGTTCCTGCGTGTTTGGCTGCATTGATGAGTAGCTCTCGTACTGATTGAAATAACAGTACCGCCTGATCCTCTGGCAAGGAGAGGCGGAGGTGTTCGGGCACATTTACTTCGACGCGCAGCCCATGTTTACCCATATATTCAGCCAACCAGCGAAGAGCGGCCGGCAAACCATGGTCGCGTAAAACAGGGGGGCTCAGTTCCGCAATGAGTGTGCGTGTATAAGTCAGCGCTTCCGTCAAGACGTCATCAAATTGCTTAATCACGTCGAGAGATTGAGGAAGATTCTGCAGGAGGCGCTTGGCATGTCCAAGCTGAAGTTTGCCCAGAACCAAAGTCTGCTGAAGATGATCATGCAATTCTGTAGCCAATCGCTGACGCTCACGCTGTTCGGCGAGATTCAGCTCCGTCGCGAGGGCTCGCAGGTGGTTTTGCGTCTCGACGAGCTCAGCGGTCCGAACAGCTACTTGGCGCTCCAACTCGTCTGCCGATTCTTTAAGACCGAGCTGTGACTGCTTCAACTGCGTAATATCCATGCCTTCACACAGCAAATATTCGAGATTGCCGTGATCATCACGCAGCGCAGTGACCGTGTTCATGGCATACCGCTGCTCCCCATTGGCGAGTCGATACGGAGATTCGCCACGCGCAGGCCCTCGTCGATCCAGAGCTTCAGCAATTTGTCGGCGCCATTCAGCAACGGTGTCGGGTAATCCGTCCCACCATGGCGCCTCAAGAAAATTCGTACCGATGAGGTCATGGGGACGGATGTTAGTCCCTTCATTGTTTCGATACACAGATTGGCTGAATCTCACAATCTCTCCAGTCGGCGCAAGCAAAGCACTGAAAGCAAACTGCTGGTTAAACACGGCTCGCATGAGCCGTTCACTCGCACGCAGCTTTTCTTCTGCTCGCTTTCGCTCGGTAATATCACTGCAGACACCGACCATCTTGGTAGCGATGCCCTCTGGCGTCCGGCTGAGCGTCCCCTTGCCTTCAACCCATCGCTCACTGCCATCGGGCAAAACGATGCGATATTCGAGATGGTGTTCGGTACCCATCTCCATAGTTTTGGCAATGGTTGCCAGCACTCGGGCACGGTCTTCTGGATGGATGTCGTGTTGATACGCCTCAAATGAGCCACTAAAAGATCCTGGGCTCAGCCCATGAATTGCTTCAAGCTGGGACGACCACAGAACCTTGTTTGTCACGAGGTCC belongs to Nitrospira sp. and includes:
- a CDS encoding PAS domain S-box protein, translated to MSDPLPKGLTGIGDEARSEATRAHLTAIVDSSDDAIISTDLDGRILSWNRGAEHLYGYAEKEAVGQLVTFLLPPQVQVVEPRILQRAFSGERVKPYETVRRHKNGNLIDVSLSVSPIWDGKGHVMGASKIARNITQQKLAQHRDQQLFKLATAVNRAHALPDLFEQALHAIMESLNTTRASILLLDSEGIMRFNAWRGLSDGYRRAVEGHSPWKPEATTVQPIMIGEVETNDLAGEFRNVLKAEEIRALAFIPLMYGGRLIGKFMVYFPEPRFLDKSELQLAQAIADTLALGIERRRTEEIVTQRENQLRQALEAGRMGTWEWDLVTNKVLWSSQLEAIHGLSPGSFSGSFEAYQHDIHPEDRARVLATIAKTMEMGTEHHLEYRIVLPDGSERWVEGKGTLSRTPEGIATKMVGVCSDITERKRAEEKLRASERLMRAVFNQQFAFSALLAPTGEIVRFSQSVYRNNEGTNIRPHDLIGTNFLEAPWWDGLPDTVAEWRRQIAEALDRRGPARGESPYRLANGEQRYAMNTVTALRDDHGNLEYLLCEGMDITQLKQSQLGLKESADELERQVAVRTAELVETQNHLRALATELNLAEQRERQRLATELHDHLQQTLVLGKLQLGHAKRLLQNLPQSLDVIKQFDDVLTEALTYTRTLIAELSPPVLRDHGLPAALRWLAEYMGKHGLRVEVNVPEHLRLSLPEDQAVLLFQSVRELLINAAKHAGTDQAWVTLKHDRKGIVIDVRDDGRGYDGSRPTSPNNQSSKFGLFSIRERMNALGGSFTIESAPGSGTTAMLYLPASHRVGDRVHFLEDVIDSISEPAISSLPTHIHSAVIRLLLVDDHAMVRQGLRTMLEHYADIHLVGEAKDGQEAVALVDTLHPHVVIMDINMPGLSGIEATSCIKARHPDICVIGISVNAATDNQEAMRRAGATQLIPKEAAVAELYHAIRRGLGLPPLPE